A stretch of Schistocerca cancellata isolate TAMUIC-IGC-003103 chromosome 3, iqSchCanc2.1, whole genome shotgun sequence DNA encodes these proteins:
- the LOC126175061 gene encoding nucleoplasmin-like protein isoform X1, producing the protein MSEEYFWGLTLKGGDEKTSVSQWDPDGDVEEATKPGFRSNQSLIVKQAVLGAEAKEGEVNVVQVEALGCRQSIKVPVCVLKAGSIQQVLLDLTFPDAPVTFSLVQGNGPVHLIGNHAIGGPVDEEIDDEMDEEELGEEEEGEDGETAVEPRKRKLTPNQNKVNNKKAKLDEEPEEMYDDEDENLRKKAKNDAGKPKKEMLKKKK; encoded by the exons ATGTCTGAAGAATATTTCTGGG GATTGACATTGAAGGGTGGAGATGAGAAGACATCAGTGTCTCAGTGGGATCCTGATGGTGATGTTGAAGAGGCAACCAAACCAGGATTCCGCAGTAATCAGTCACTTATAGTGAAACAG GCTGTACTTGGAGCTGAAGCCAAGGAGGGTGAAGTTAATGTTGTACAGGTGGAAGCTTTGGGATGCCGCCAGAGCATAAAAGTGCCAGTTTGTGTCCTAAAGGCTGGCTCTATACAACAGGTTCTTCTTGATTTGACATTCCCAGATGCTCCTGTAACATTCAGCTTAGTACAAGGCAATGGACCTGTTCATCTAATAGGAAATCATGCTATAG GTGGACCTgtggatgaagagattgatgatgaaatggatgaagaagaattaggtgaggaggaggaaggagaagatggagaaaCTGCT GTTGAGCCAAGGAAGAGAAAGCTGACCCCGAACCAAAACAAGGTTAACAACAAGAAGGCTAAGCTTGATGAGGAGCCAGAG gaaatgtatgatgatgaagatgaaaactTAAGGAAGAAAGCA
- the LOC126175061 gene encoding nucleoplasmin-like protein isoform X2, whose protein sequence is MSEEYFWGLTLKGGDEKTSVSQWDPDGDVEEATKPGFRSNQSLIVKQAVLGAEAKEGEVNVVQVEALGCRQSIKVPVCVLKAGSIQQVLLDLTFPDAPVTFSLVQGNGPVHLIGNHAIGGPVDEEIDDEMDEEELGEEEEGEDGETAEMYDDEDENLRKKAKNDAGKPKKEMLKKKK, encoded by the exons ATGTCTGAAGAATATTTCTGGG GATTGACATTGAAGGGTGGAGATGAGAAGACATCAGTGTCTCAGTGGGATCCTGATGGTGATGTTGAAGAGGCAACCAAACCAGGATTCCGCAGTAATCAGTCACTTATAGTGAAACAG GCTGTACTTGGAGCTGAAGCCAAGGAGGGTGAAGTTAATGTTGTACAGGTGGAAGCTTTGGGATGCCGCCAGAGCATAAAAGTGCCAGTTTGTGTCCTAAAGGCTGGCTCTATACAACAGGTTCTTCTTGATTTGACATTCCCAGATGCTCCTGTAACATTCAGCTTAGTACAAGGCAATGGACCTGTTCATCTAATAGGAAATCATGCTATAG GTGGACCTgtggatgaagagattgatgatgaaatggatgaagaagaattaggtgaggaggaggaaggagaagatggagaaaCTGCT gaaatgtatgatgatgaagatgaaaactTAAGGAAGAAAGCA